The following are encoded together in the Arenicella xantha genome:
- a CDS encoding DUF1272 domain-containing protein, producing the protein MLELRPNCESCDKDLPPESTEACICTYECTFCSNCVSNLLMNVCPNCGGGFSPRPIRPKKERRVGVSLLHQPASMSRVNTKYTAAEITDFSNAVKDIKPENR; encoded by the coding sequence ATGTTAGAACTTCGCCCCAACTGTGAAAGCTGTGATAAAGATCTTCCTCCAGAATCAACTGAAGCTTGTATATGTACTTATGAATGTACTTTTTGTTCTAATTGCGTCAGCAACTTGCTAATGAACGTTTGCCCAAATTGTGGTGGTGGGTTTTCTCCTCGGCCAATACGTCCAAAAAAGGAGCGTAGAGTTGGCGTAAGTCTTTTGCATCAACCCGCTTCAATGTCTAGGGTAAATACAAAGTACACTGCGGCTGAAATAACTGATTTTTCTAATGCCGTTAAAGACATTAAACCAGAGAACCGATAG